The Brassica oleracea var. oleracea cultivar TO1000 unplaced genomic scaffold, BOL UnpScaffold02299, whole genome shotgun sequence DNA segment TGTAGTTCCACCATCGATCTCACCTCTGTAAACCTTGCCGAAACCTCCAACACCAAGCACCCGGGACTCATCGAAGTTCTTAGTAGCAGCTTTGATCTCAGCAAAGGAGAAGTGACGACAAAGATTTGAAGGAAGGGAAGAGGCATAGCTTCCTGTTGTGTTTGTCTTTCCAGAACCACCAGAATGTGAGTTTCCATACAGAGACAGTGGAAGCCACCCTGATGTTGCATCACTTGCAGGCTGGTTTTCACCACGGTTACGTCTCCGGTAAGCAATCATTGCACACAAACCAACAATAAGTCCGAGAACAACTGCACCACTGGCTGCACCTGCAACAACAGCCGTGTGGTTCTTGGACTGACTAGTACGCGGGCGCAAGACTTTAGATGGATCAGCAGTCACTTGTGGACCAGGTATAGGATTAGGACCAGCAAGATTACCATCAGAGTTATTCATCTTGAATATCTCAACACCGTTAAGAATAGCATCATAGTATTCAGGGTTGTTCTTCGTGTTTGGATGAAGAGCAAGCCACAGATCTTGCTGTCCCTTACCATCAGGAGGATTCACCACGTAATCTTTGTGTAATGGTATCCCATGTCCTCCTGTCCAGCCAGCAACATCAGCTTCAGGCTCAGCTGTTTGGTTGTTGAGGTAAACCGTAAACACCCTCTGGTTGATCTTTGTCATGTTGGGAGCAACCTCACAGAAATGAAGCCTGACAAGGTAACTAAACCCGGAGTCAATACTGAAGATCCAAGTGAGATTGTAGTTGAGATTGATCTGAGGTGTTGGACCCATTGACCTAGCAGTGGAGTAAACATCCACAGGAGCAACATATGTAGGCGTCCCAGAAGGATACTCAATGGTCATGTTTGGATCAGCAGTTTCAGTGATTCCAAGACCCGCACCAAAGATATAAGGCTGATCGTCGTACCAAGACCTGTACAGACCTGTATCATCAGAAGGAGAGATATCATTCCCTCCCACATTGAGTCTATAAACATTCTCAAGAGCCGTGCTGTTATCGATGGTGACTCCACCAGAAGATCCAACAACCGTCAAAGACCCATCTGTGCTGCTGTAAAGATCAGGCATTGAAGTAACCTCAATCCCGTTCACATACGCATAGGCGTTAGAAGGTGCAGACTCTGGCGTGAAGGTCACGTTTAATGCCCCGCCTTCAACGTTCACTATAAACTCCTTAACAATGAAAGAGAAAGTCAACGCCTGTGCCGTCTGAGCAGCGCTGAAGTTCTTGAGGAGAGTGTAGGACCCGAGGGAGACGGAGAAGAGGGAGTTCGTCGCGTTGAGACCGTCGTATGAGTTGGGGTAGAAGTGGAGACGCACGAACTTGCGACCTGCTGCGACGGGGAACGAGTAAGTGAAGGGAGATCGGAAGATCCTAGCTGTCATGTAAGGGACATCGGGGACGGAAGGGTCTTGTGTGGCGGCGGGAGAGGTTTTGGAGTCTGCGGAGGAAGACAAGAACTTGGATTTGACATCGGGAATCCATGTACGGTTGTCTGTGTCGGGTAGATCAGAAGAGCCACCACAGTTCAAGAAGAAGTTGTCGGTGGGAGAGTAATCAGCTGCTGAGGTTAAAGTAGTTGCAgataagagaagaagaagaagaagaagagacgcaAGGGAGAGACGGCATTGTCCCTCCATCGATCTTCTTGAATCTTGATCTACcaaagaagaaaccaaacaGATCTTAGTAAAAAATGGAAAGCTCGCAGAGATATGACATGTTCGTAGAGATATGAACATACCTTAA contains these protein-coding regions:
- the LOC106321652 gene encoding receptor-like protein kinase FERONIA, which gives rise to MEGQCRLSLASLLLLLLLLSATTLTSAADYSPTDNFFLNCGGSSDLPDTDNRTWIPDVKSKFLSSSADSKTSPAATQDPSVPDVPYMTARIFRSPFTYSFPVAAGRKFVRLHFYPNSYDGLNATNSLFSVSLGSYTLLKNFSAAQTAQALTFSFIVKEFIVNVEGGALNVTFTPESAPSNAYAYVNGIEVTSMPDLYSSTDGSLTVVGSSGGVTIDNSTALENVYRLNVGGNDISPSDDTGLYRSWYDDQPYIFGAGLGITETADPNMTIEYPSGTPTYVAPVDVYSTARSMGPTPQINLNYNLTWIFSIDSGFSYLVRLHFCEVAPNMTKINQRVFTVYLNNQTAEPEADVAGWTGGHGIPLHKDYVVNPPDGKGQQDLWLALHPNTKNNPEYYDAILNGVEIFKMNNSDGNLAGPNPIPGPQVTADPSKVLRPRTSQSKNHTAVVAGAASGAVVLGLIVGLCAMIAYRRRNRGENQPASDATSGWLPLSLYGNSHSGGSGKTNTTGSYASSLPSNLCRHFSFAEIKAATKNFDESRVLGVGGFGKVYRGEIDGGTTKVAIKRGNPMSEQGVHEFQTEIEMLSKLRHRHLVSLIGYC